One genomic window of Halorubrum hochsteinianum includes the following:
- a CDS encoding CNNM domain-containing protein: MIPLSTAMPPTEVALRVAAGVGLILINAYFVAIEFGLTRLRQYPESEMDSPGLRRAWEMTDDLEFYLTTCQVWISGTSIALGIVAEPGLAALFAPIFENTTFASAGAGSLLGFFIINMVHLTHGEQTPTYLGVERSKQVAEYGARPLYWFAWLISPLIRFGDWVAKATLGLFGVEMTGSWTEAEGEVLETRAQLRTRIGSMMEEIELPAERREEVLNALDVDRVTVADVMTPAGEIVSLTTTASVEENLDRIRDTPHTRFPLVGDDLTAFEGIVYAPSIVSRFDELRSGEATFASIAAPPMTITADTSVSDAFDRFQAEAQELALVVEDGEVVGLVTATDALEAVMGQLEDPLDADNV; the protein is encoded by the coding sequence ATGATCCCGCTCTCGACGGCGATGCCCCCGACCGAGGTCGCTCTCCGCGTGGCCGCGGGCGTCGGCCTCATCCTGATAAACGCGTACTTCGTGGCGATCGAGTTCGGGCTGACGCGACTCCGTCAGTACCCCGAGTCGGAGATGGACAGTCCCGGGCTGCGGCGCGCGTGGGAGATGACCGACGACTTGGAGTTCTACCTCACGACCTGTCAGGTGTGGATCTCCGGGACCTCGATCGCGCTCGGTATCGTCGCCGAGCCGGGGCTCGCGGCGCTTTTCGCCCCGATATTCGAGAACACGACGTTCGCGTCCGCCGGTGCCGGCTCCCTCCTCGGCTTCTTCATCATCAACATGGTCCACCTGACCCACGGCGAGCAGACGCCGACGTACCTCGGCGTCGAGCGCTCGAAACAGGTCGCCGAGTACGGGGCCCGCCCACTCTACTGGTTCGCGTGGCTCATCTCGCCGCTGATCCGGTTCGGCGACTGGGTCGCGAAGGCCACGCTCGGGCTGTTCGGCGTCGAGATGACCGGCTCGTGGACCGAGGCCGAGGGGGAGGTGCTGGAGACGCGCGCCCAGCTCCGCACCCGGATCGGCTCGATGATGGAGGAGATCGAACTCCCGGCGGAGCGCCGCGAGGAGGTCCTGAACGCCCTCGACGTGGACCGAGTGACCGTGGCGGACGTGATGACCCCCGCGGGCGAAATCGTCTCGCTGACGACGACCGCGTCCGTCGAGGAGAACCTCGACCGGATCCGCGACACGCCGCACACCCGGTTCCCGCTCGTCGGCGACGACCTGACCGCGTTCGAGGGCATCGTGTACGCCCCCTCCATCGTGAGCCGCTTCGACGAGCTCCGGTCCGGCGAGGCGACGTTCGCGTCGATCGCCGCCCCGCCGATGACGATCACGGCGGACACGAGCGTCAGCGACGCGTTCGACCGATTTCAGGCGGAGGCGCAGGAGCTCGCCCTGGTGGTCGAAGACGGCGAGGTCGTCGGGCTCGTCACCGCGACCGACGCCCTCGAAGCGGTGATGGGACAGTTGGAGGACCCGCTGGACGCCGACAACGTATAA
- a CDS encoding DoxX family protein: MSDDEPTEKADESADRGAPSRLGRVLLGVGLAAQASEDFRDMDDTVEYAESAGVPMPEVAAPFASGMMVVAGLGIALWRLPRVATGAAVAFLTVVTATMHDFWNADEDDKSGERLAFFGNLAMLGGALVFLREAYKN; encoded by the coding sequence ATGAGCGACGACGAACCCACGGAGAAAGCCGACGAGTCGGCCGATCGCGGCGCGCCCTCGCGGCTCGGCCGCGTACTGCTCGGGGTCGGCCTCGCCGCGCAGGCCTCGGAGGACTTCCGCGACATGGACGACACGGTGGAGTACGCCGAGTCGGCCGGGGTCCCGATGCCCGAGGTCGCCGCGCCGTTCGCCTCCGGCATGATGGTGGTCGCCGGCCTCGGAATCGCGCTCTGGCGGCTCCCCCGGGTCGCGACCGGCGCGGCGGTCGCCTTCCTGACGGTCGTCACCGCGACGATGCACGACTTCTGGAACGCGGACGAGGACGACAAGAGCGGCGAGCGGCTCGCCTTCTTCGGGAACCTCGCGATGCTCGGCGGGGCCTTGGTGTTCCTGCGCGAGGCGTACAAGAACTGA
- a CDS encoding DJ-1/PfpI family protein, with the protein MTGQRILMIVGDFGEDYEIMVLFQALQAVGHEVHAVCPDREGGESVKTAIHDFRGDQTYLEERGHDFELTHGFGEVDPADYDALVVPGGRAPEYLRGYDEVLDAVRHFFEADKPVASLCHGPQILAAAGVLDGYEMTAYPAVRPEVEAAGCSWVDGVTTDGNLVTGQAWPDHPEWIAQFLDLLGTEIEHGPTAATAD; encoded by the coding sequence ATGACAGGACAGCGGATACTGATGATCGTCGGCGACTTCGGCGAGGACTACGAGATCATGGTCCTGTTTCAGGCGCTTCAGGCGGTGGGACACGAGGTCCACGCGGTCTGCCCGGACCGAGAGGGCGGCGAGTCGGTAAAAACCGCGATCCACGACTTCCGGGGCGACCAGACGTATCTGGAGGAGCGCGGCCACGACTTCGAACTCACGCACGGATTCGGCGAGGTCGACCCCGCGGACTACGACGCGCTGGTCGTTCCCGGCGGGCGCGCTCCCGAGTACCTCCGCGGGTACGACGAGGTGCTGGACGCGGTCCGGCACTTCTTCGAGGCGGACAAGCCGGTCGCGTCGCTCTGCCACGGCCCGCAGATCCTCGCGGCGGCGGGCGTCCTCGACGGCTACGAGATGACGGCGTACCCCGCCGTCAGGCCCGAGGTCGAGGCCGCCGGCTGCTCGTGGGTCGACGGCGTGACGACCGACGGCAACCTCGTCACGGGGCAGGCGTGGCCCGACCACCCCGAGTGGATCGCGCAGTTCCTCGACTTGCTTGGCACCGAAATCGAACACGGGCCGACCGCGGCGACCGCGGACTGA
- a CDS encoding acyltransferase gives MTKRHVSLPDGAEAGVRGFIDEVDERLSSDEDTCEVVRDVLVDLHGDREAWEAWRDGESVSRAERVRLQGYDPCNATLESEYYAEKDEDRFQRSKHLQWLWRQFDATPMADNVEFALRFRQMLGNHLFAECGDNCRFFKGISVTYGHNIEVGDNVVIHDDVHLDDRGKLTIGDRASISDGVHLYSHDHDIVDQTTVRNFHTIVEDDARVTYDAMVRAGCRIGENSVVGARSVVQGDVPDHHIVVGSPARSVRVKPGWEETAEELEDGRLPDNQDDREIEYELPDDLAQFDEFGRDLQPPDVENPSPPPTDQ, from the coding sequence ATGACAAAGCGACACGTGTCCCTGCCCGACGGTGCCGAGGCCGGGGTCCGAGGGTTCATCGACGAGGTGGACGAGCGGCTCTCCTCGGACGAGGACACCTGCGAGGTCGTCCGCGACGTGCTGGTCGACCTCCACGGCGACCGCGAGGCGTGGGAGGCGTGGCGGGACGGCGAGTCCGTCTCGCGGGCCGAGCGCGTTCGCCTTCAGGGGTACGACCCGTGTAACGCGACGCTGGAGTCGGAGTACTACGCCGAGAAAGACGAGGACCGCTTCCAGCGCTCGAAACACCTCCAGTGGCTCTGGCGGCAGTTCGACGCGACGCCGATGGCCGACAACGTCGAGTTCGCGCTCCGCTTCCGGCAGATGCTCGGCAACCACCTCTTCGCCGAGTGCGGGGACAACTGTCGCTTTTTCAAAGGCATCTCCGTCACCTACGGCCACAACATCGAGGTGGGCGACAACGTCGTGATCCACGACGACGTCCACCTCGACGACCGCGGGAAGCTGACGATCGGCGACCGCGCGTCCATCTCCGACGGCGTCCACCTCTACAGCCACGACCACGACATCGTCGACCAGACCACGGTCCGGAACTTCCACACGATCGTCGAAGACGACGCGCGCGTCACCTACGACGCGATGGTCCGAGCGGGCTGCCGGATCGGCGAGAACAGCGTCGTCGGCGCGCGCTCCGTGGTTCAGGGCGACGTGCCCGATCACCACATCGTGGTCGGCTCGCCCGCCCGCAGCGTGCGCGTGAAGCCCGGCTGGGAGGAGACCGCCGAGGAGCTGGAGGACGGGCGGCTCCCCGACAACCAGGACGACCGCGAGATCGAGTACGAACTGCCGGACGACTTAGCGCAGTTCGACGAGTTCGGCCGGGACCTTCAGCCGCCGGACGTGGAGAACCCCTCGCCGCCCCCGACGGACCAATAA
- a CDS encoding aldo/keto reductase: protein MQHRELGNSGVEVSEIGFGAWVVGTDWWGDRSDEQAVGMVEDALDAGVTYVDTGDVYGHGDSEEIIGKAIDGRRDEVTLSTKIGYDFYDNPQAGHGELPKELNREYLTEAFEASLDRLDTDYVDVLQLHNADVDEVTPEVRDLLAEWKADGRVRALGWALGPSIGWLAEGDAAVEYEEFDAVQTVFNLFEQEPGRHFVDTIRESGSDTSVIARVPHSSGLLNEQVTPDTVLEDGDHRSHRPKEWYETGWEKVEAIRFLEEPDHAEGTRTMAQAAIRWLLAHDEVASVTPTFRDGDDIAEWSAASDVPSLSEAEYERLDDLYARNFDIDRDDGMDVLRTSVDGDDIEAAGLDKRAASY, encoded by the coding sequence ATGCAACACCGCGAACTGGGGAACTCCGGCGTGGAGGTCTCCGAGATCGGCTTCGGCGCGTGGGTCGTCGGCACCGACTGGTGGGGCGACCGCTCGGACGAACAGGCGGTCGGGATGGTCGAGGACGCGCTCGACGCGGGCGTCACCTACGTCGACACCGGCGACGTGTACGGCCACGGCGACAGCGAGGAGATCATCGGGAAAGCGATCGACGGCCGCCGCGACGAGGTGACGCTGTCGACGAAGATCGGCTACGACTTCTACGACAACCCGCAGGCGGGCCACGGCGAACTGCCGAAGGAGCTGAACCGCGAGTACCTCACGGAGGCGTTCGAGGCCTCGCTCGACCGGCTCGACACCGACTACGTCGACGTGCTCCAGCTACACAACGCCGACGTCGACGAGGTCACCCCGGAAGTGCGCGACCTCCTCGCGGAGTGGAAGGCCGACGGTCGCGTCCGCGCGCTCGGCTGGGCGCTCGGCCCCTCCATCGGCTGGCTCGCCGAGGGCGACGCCGCCGTCGAGTACGAGGAGTTCGACGCGGTTCAGACCGTCTTCAACCTCTTCGAGCAGGAGCCGGGGCGGCACTTCGTGGACACGATCCGCGAGAGCGGCTCGGACACCTCCGTCATCGCCCGCGTCCCGCACTCTTCGGGGCTGCTCAACGAGCAGGTGACCCCCGACACCGTCCTCGAGGACGGCGACCACCGCTCGCACCGCCCGAAGGAGTGGTACGAGACGGGCTGGGAGAAGGTCGAGGCGATCCGGTTCCTCGAAGAGCCGGACCACGCCGAGGGGACCCGGACGATGGCGCAGGCCGCGATCCGCTGGCTGCTCGCGCACGACGAGGTCGCCTCCGTCACGCCGACGTTCCGCGACGGCGACGACATCGCCGAGTGGAGCGCGGCGAGCGACGTGCCGTCCCTCTCCGAGGCCGAGTACGAGCGCCTCGACGACCTGTACGCCCGCAACTTCGACATCGACCGCGACGACGGGATGGACGTGCTCCGCACCTCCGTCGACGGCGACGACATCGAGGCCGCCGGTCTCGACAAGCGCGCCGCGTCGTACTGA
- a CDS encoding helix-turn-helix domain-containing protein codes for MREVTLRIHHAGEPECEVSARHPEVRYRSVSSMTGSGPERKRIAELTGPSAEIEAFVEEFREFDLIVSAEPLAPIEGTHAYVALTIDAEAADWEGIGDRFSRMGIHYRTGTTISGGVERWTAYLEDDDDLSAVMRELERGGNEVELARNVELASIERSPQLPASGLLDDLTDRQREVLATAIAAGYYDHEGGVGVEEVAAELGLGSTTVWEHLSRAESTVMNALFDRFAEGEPVTAVRETDRSDRS; via the coding sequence ATGCGGGAAGTGACGCTCCGGATCCACCACGCGGGGGAGCCGGAGTGCGAGGTGAGCGCGCGCCACCCGGAGGTCCGGTACCGGTCCGTCTCGTCGATGACCGGGAGCGGTCCGGAACGGAAGCGGATCGCCGAACTCACCGGTCCGTCGGCCGAGATCGAGGCGTTCGTCGAGGAGTTCCGCGAGTTCGACCTGATCGTCTCCGCCGAGCCGCTCGCGCCGATCGAGGGCACCCACGCGTACGTCGCGCTGACGATCGACGCGGAGGCGGCCGACTGGGAGGGGATCGGCGACCGCTTCTCCCGGATGGGGATCCACTACCGGACGGGGACGACCATCTCCGGCGGCGTCGAGCGCTGGACGGCGTACTTGGAGGACGACGACGACCTCTCCGCGGTGATGCGCGAGCTCGAACGCGGCGGCAACGAGGTGGAGCTGGCGCGGAACGTGGAGCTCGCGTCGATCGAGCGCTCGCCGCAGCTCCCGGCGTCCGGCCTCCTCGACGACCTCACCGACAGACAGCGGGAGGTCCTTGCGACCGCCATCGCCGCGGGGTACTACGACCACGAGGGCGGCGTGGGCGTCGAGGAGGTCGCGGCCGAACTCGGGCTCGGCTCGACGACGGTGTGGGAACACCTCTCGCGAGCCGAGTCGACGGTAATGAACGCGCTGTTCGACCGGTTCGCGGAGGGCGAGCCGGTCACCGCCGTCCGCGAGACGGACCGCTCGGACCGCTCGTAG
- a CDS encoding IS6 family transposase translates to MPENDRLSGCLDEINLEFVEREATPKLLMKLSIQLHLSGLSLSNTVSFLEVFGVDRVRSTVHNWVHKADLQPESDRNPNHVAVDETVIQLDTEQYWLYAAVDPESNDLLHTRLEPTRNNAIADRFFAELREKHDVDDAIFLVDGAAPLQRACRKHGLDFRYERHGNRNSVERVFREVKRRTTSFSNCFSNAEAETANEWLRSFAFAWNQLI, encoded by the coding sequence ATGCCAGAAAACGACCGCCTCAGCGGCTGTTTAGACGAGATCAACTTAGAGTTTGTGGAGCGAGAAGCAACACCGAAGCTGTTGATGAAGCTCAGTATTCAGCTCCATTTGTCTGGACTATCGCTTTCGAATACTGTTTCGTTTCTTGAGGTATTCGGTGTTGATCGAGTTCGATCGACCGTTCATAACTGGGTTCACAAAGCCGACCTACAGCCGGAATCGGATCGGAACCCGAATCACGTCGCGGTTGATGAGACCGTGATTCAACTCGATACTGAGCAATATTGGCTGTACGCTGCTGTCGATCCCGAATCAAATGATCTGCTACACACACGGCTTGAACCGACGAGAAATAACGCGATCGCAGATCGGTTTTTCGCGGAACTCCGCGAAAAACACGACGTAGATGACGCGATCTTTCTCGTTGATGGTGCGGCTCCACTTCAGCGAGCCTGTCGTAAACACGGCCTCGATTTCAGATACGAACGACATGGAAATCGGAACAGCGTCGAACGTGTCTTTCGTGAGGTAAAACGCAGAACTACCAGTTTCTCAAACTGTTTCAGCAACGCCGAAGCAGAAACAGCAAACGAGTGGCTCAGATCCTTTGCCTTCGCATGGAATCAGCTTATCTGA
- a CDS encoding M28 family peptidase, which translates to MTELPDRVVGDARTSDFGWNLLTDLTDIGNRMAGSAGERRGAERVVEAFEAAGLRNAGLDEFEIPGWWRGDSSLSVSGPVERHHEHSHEVIALPGTPSGEATAPLVDVGDGTDEEFAAAGDALEGAVAMASSRTPESHDRWIHRMEKYVAAAERGAVGFVFRNHIEGALPPTGEVGYHNRPGPIPAVGVSKEVGDRLSRLAKGAGTEGDGDPADDERPTVSLDVDCRNEPTTSVNAVAEVGPDTDEAVYLTAHVDAHDVSDGANDNGAGSALVAEVGRLLATVEDDLDTRVRLVTFGSEEIGLWGAYHAAETTPREEIACVVNLDGGCSSRNLRVGTNGFDGMRSVFESATDAFDAPLATGETISPHGDQWAFVQEGIPAVMVSTTSDQSGRGWGHTHADTLDKLDSRDLGEVATLVAASVYRFATGDVEATHRSRESIRDAIDEGYVEELKTGGRWPYEE; encoded by the coding sequence ATGACGGAGCTACCGGACCGCGTCGTGGGCGACGCGCGGACGAGCGACTTCGGGTGGAACCTCCTCACCGACCTGACCGACATCGGGAACCGCATGGCCGGGTCGGCCGGCGAACGCCGCGGCGCTGAGCGCGTCGTCGAGGCGTTCGAGGCGGCCGGCCTGCGGAACGCCGGCCTCGACGAGTTCGAGATCCCCGGCTGGTGGCGCGGCGACTCGTCGCTGTCGGTGTCGGGACCGGTCGAGCGTCACCACGAGCACTCCCACGAGGTGATCGCGCTTCCGGGCACGCCGAGCGGGGAGGCGACGGCCCCGCTGGTCGACGTCGGCGACGGCACGGACGAGGAGTTCGCGGCCGCTGGCGACGCGCTTGAGGGCGCGGTCGCGATGGCCTCCTCGCGCACGCCGGAGAGCCACGACCGATGGATCCACCGGATGGAGAAGTACGTCGCGGCGGCCGAGCGCGGCGCGGTCGGGTTCGTCTTCCGGAACCACATCGAGGGGGCGCTCCCGCCGACCGGCGAGGTCGGCTACCACAACCGCCCCGGCCCGATCCCCGCGGTGGGCGTCTCGAAGGAGGTCGGCGACCGGCTCTCGCGGCTCGCGAAGGGAGCGGGGACGGAGGGCGACGGGGATCCGGCGGACGACGAGCGACCGACGGTCTCGCTCGACGTCGACTGCCGGAACGAGCCGACGACCTCGGTGAACGCGGTCGCGGAGGTCGGGCCGGACACCGACGAGGCGGTGTACCTCACCGCCCACGTCGACGCTCACGACGTGAGCGACGGCGCGAACGACAACGGCGCGGGGTCGGCGCTCGTCGCGGAGGTCGGCCGACTGCTCGCGACGGTCGAGGACGACCTCGACACGCGGGTCCGCCTCGTCACGTTCGGCTCGGAGGAGATCGGGCTGTGGGGGGCGTACCACGCCGCCGAGACCACGCCGCGGGAGGAGATCGCCTGCGTGGTCAACCTCGACGGGGGCTGTAGCTCCCGGAATCTCCGCGTGGGGACGAACGGGTTCGACGGGATGCGTTCGGTGTTCGAGTCGGCCACCGACGCGTTCGACGCGCCGCTCGCGACCGGCGAGACGATCTCGCCGCACGGCGACCAGTGGGCGTTCGTTCAGGAGGGCATCCCGGCCGTGATGGTCTCGACGACGAGCGACCAGTCCGGTCGCGGCTGGGGCCACACCCACGCCGACACGCTCGACAAGCTCGACTCGCGGGACCTCGGCGAGGTGGCGACGCTCGTCGCCGCGTCCGTCTACCGGTTCGCGACGGGAGACGTCGAGGCGACCCACCGGTCGAGGGAGTCGATCCGCGACGCCATCGACGAGGGGTACGTCGAGGAGTTGAAGACCGGCGGACGGTGGCCCTACGAGGAGTGA